One Drosophila willistoni isolate 14030-0811.24 unplaced genomic scaffold, UCI_dwil_1.1 Seg15, whole genome shotgun sequence genomic window carries:
- the LOC6650056 gene encoding LOW QUALITY PROTEIN: uncharacterized protein LOC6650056 (The sequence of the model RefSeq protein was modified relative to this genomic sequence to represent the inferred CDS: inserted 2 bases in 2 codons) — protein MYNPLALIFCLLYLSNCVQSNDCGQDETLYCRGERALRNVIRNLNKSDKXLVIMPGMEIVPMHNESAVGKENPEETLDSLANYLRTHEVNVKLVDLLEEGKLVEQASEARKKDKGQGLLLAMALMFGKMMAVVGLGGIGALAMKALGVAMVALMMXGMLGLKTAAQHGNESSHSISYVTGEGHHHKRRRRAAWQVVSEQQEQPLAYRAYIN, from the exons ATGTATAATCCACTGGCTCTCATTTTCTGTCTCCTGTATCTTAGCAATTGCGTCCAATCGAACGATTGTGGCCAGGATGAAACACTCTACTGCCGCGGAGAACGTGCCCTGCGCAATGTGATaagaaatttgaataaaagtgACA CGCTAGTGATAATGCCTGGCATGGAGATAGTACCAATGCACAATGAATCAGCAGTTGGTAAAGAAAATCCGGAAGAGACTCTTGATAGTCTGGCCAACTATTTGCGAACGCACGAGGTCAATGTCAAATTAGTTGACTTGTTGGAAGAGGGAAAACTGGTGGAACAAGCATCAG AGGCACGCAAGAAGGATAAAGGCCAGGGACTGCTACTGGCCATGGCACTGATGTTTGGCAAAATGATGGCAGTTGTGGGACTTGGTGGCATTGGAGCTTTGGCCATGAAGGCTCTAGGCGTTGCCATGGTGGCTCTAATGA CCGGAATGCTGGGCTTAAAAACAGCTGCTCAGCATGGAAACGAGTCGAGTCATAGCATTTCATATGTCACCGGTGAAGGACATCATCATAAGCGACGACGACGAGCAGCCTGGCAGGTGGTCTCCGAGCAGCAGGAACAACCTTTGGCCTACCGAGCCTACATAAACTAA